One window from the genome of Hyperolius riggenbachi isolate aHypRig1 chromosome 6, aHypRig1.pri, whole genome shotgun sequence encodes:
- the LOC137521939 gene encoding uncharacterized protein codes for MENRDEEKLSTPVPEIGPGDPWVMDTGTQTPLTHLLQKIPEEEDFRVSEFTISEDTETKTLDYHPRGFHEDTPSALENGEDLKKKDHSVHDQFKRMETEEARSGSGAQTRSQNVSTAIPPSQALRQIEENLQAQEESGAESGAIFLPPESPSAEPATLDQETTSEEAQSTALGAEGPPPVPSSSGTIPKQSRASTKKKRHAHKPKNEQCGEERRSSKKQIGSLMGSRDEWKIQEEDSSYHFLYSLVPALNLVPADKMVDARLDILNAIKKYLPPNTPSSSP; via the exons ATGGAGAATCGGGACGAGGAAAAACTCAGCACTCCGGTTCCGGAAATTGG ACCTGGAGACCCATGGGTAATGGACACTGGAACACagacacccctgacacacctgTTGCAGAAGATTCCTGAGGAAGAGGACTTCAGGGTATCTGAATTCACGATATCAGAAGATACTGAAACCAAAACACTGGACTACCATCCACGGGGCTTCCATGAGGATACACCTAGTGCACTGGAAAACG GTGAAGACTTGAAAAAAAAAGACCATTCTGTACATGATCAGTTCAAAAGAATGGAAACGGAAGAGGCAAGAAGTGGATCTGGAGCACAGACCAGAAGCCAAAATGTATCAACTGCAATTCCACCCTCACAAGCCTTAAGACA aaTTGAGGAAAATCTTCAGGCACAAGAAGAATCCGGTGCGGAGAGTGGTGCCATATTCTTGCCCCCTGAGAGTCCATCTGCAGAGCCTGCTACCTTGGATCAGGAGACAACCTCTGAGGAGGCTCAGAGTACTGCCTTAGGAGCTGAAGGACCACCTCCAGTACCCTCCTCTAGCGGCACCATACCAAAACAGTCAAGAGCCTCCACCAAAAAGAAACGCCATGCTCATAAACCCAAAAATGAGCAGTGTGGAGAAGAACGTAGGAGTTCTAAGAAGCAAATAGGAAGCTTGATGGGGAGCAGGGATGAGTGGAAGATCCAGGAGGAAGACTCCTCCTATCATTTTTTATATAGTTTAGTGCCAGCACTGAACCTGGTCCCTGCAGATAAGATGGTGGATGCCAGGCTTGACATTCTTAATGCAATCAAGAAATATCTTCCACCCAACACACCATCCTCCTCTCCCTGA